In Malania oleifera isolate guangnan ecotype guangnan chromosome 8, ASM2987363v1, whole genome shotgun sequence, a single window of DNA contains:
- the LOC131163034 gene encoding U-box domain-containing protein 5-like isoform X2, with translation MGAGIHIIRKRRKNVGKKAITADRMVLRCEKARNVIESCLTQIQNLVPPPLAARVSGIVDDLRHARFTVEPAEDEAGKVVLALLRQDTPASSSTNNSELEALQFSALRLNITNHIALLIEKRSIKRLHDKARDTETTKKKILRYLLYLLRKYGKTICGRQSESNLALCEESPNQSFESESHGRNDDREQVDDSCSPTPPEEFKCPISMRLMHDPVIIASGQTFERVCIEKWFNEGNDSCPVTHIKVPHTSLTPNCGMKDLISKWCLRHGLAISDPSPQPIPGLRISREASSSCSVVSFGSSMNELRLQISNVSLRSSDTNCGSHTLDVKIDDGCSYIPPQMIANTCRSDSSTDNHGVNLAFLSTLPWEDQCKAVGDIKNNLKDNEKARFLKFSSSYIKPLIKFLKNAQDLCEPKSQRDGAKVLLAVLLESRNEVPPLHEDAIYVLASFIDSEISEEALQIMEVLSRQHFYKTKIVASGVLPSILKVLDSQIRKNHVLAMKILHKLSSSSDIGYHLVYLDCIPKIIPFLSDRILAGYCLEILSNLLNTEEAVVAVAETNICIASIAELLENGTKEQQEHAVDVLLSLCHCCPGYHELAMQENIIQSLASVCVNGNSRGKVVAKELLQLLRDVTNDDVRENQLPNTVLNLDIAQNSASRPKKLKSSSKASKFFRGKINSIFLK, from the exons ATCGAGTCATGTTTGACTCAAATCCAAAATCTGGTTCCCCCACCGTTGGCTGCAAGG GTGTCCGGAATAGTTGATGATCTTAGGCATGCAAGGTTTACTGTGGAACCTGCTGAAGATGAAGCTGGGAAGGTTGTTCTAGCGCTGCTCCGTCAGGACACACCTGCATCATCTTCCACGAACAATTCAGAGTTGGAAGCTCTTCAATTTTCTGCTTTGAGGCTGAATATCACGAACCATATAGCGCTTTTGATAGAGAAGAGGTCTATTAAGAGGCTACATGATAAAGCCCGTGACACAGaaacaacaaagaaaaaaattttgaggtACCTACTATATCTTTTGAGGAAGTATGGGAAAACAATTTGCGGACGCCAATCAGAAAGCAACCTTGCCTTGTGTGAAGAGTCACCTAATCAGTCTTTTGAATCAGAATCCCATGGGAGAAATGATGATAGGGAACAAGTTGATGATTCTTGTTCACCCACACCTCCTGAAGAATTCAAATGTCCTATCTCTATGAGACTAATGCATGATCCAGTTATTATAGCTTCTGGACAGACATTTGAAAGAGTGTGCATTGAAAAGTGGTTTAACGAGGGTAATGACTCTTGTCCAGTGACTCACATTAAGGTGCCCCATACGTCCCTGACCCCAAACTGTGGAATGAAGGATCTTATTTCCAAATGGTGCCTGAGACATGGACTTGCTATTTCTGACCCATCTCCCCAACCAATTCCTGGACTGCGCATTTCTAGGGAAGCTTCATCATCCTGTTCTGTTGTTAGCTTTGGCAGTTCTATGAATGAATTGCGCCTTCAAATCAGCAATGTATCACTTCGTTCTTCAGATACCAACTGCGGTTCACATACACTGGATGTCAAGATTGATGATGGTTGTAGTTATATTCCTCCTCAGATGATTGCCAATACTTGTAGATCTGACTCTTCTACAGATAACCATGGTGTGAATTTAGCTTTTCTTTCAACACTACCATGGGAAGATCAATGCAAGGCAGTGggagatattaaaaataatttgaaagataATGAAAAGGCACGTTTTTTAAAGTTTTCTAGTAGTTATATTAAACCCCTGATCAAATTTTTGAAGAACGCACAGGATTTGTGTGAACCAAAATCTCAGAGAGATGGAGCCAAGGTGCTTCTGGCAGTTTTGCTTGAGAGCAG AAATGAGGTGCCACCTTTACACGAAGATGCAATCTATGTGCTGGCATCATTCATAGATTCTGAAATCAGCGAAGAAGCTCTTCAAATCATGGAAGTTCTGTCTCGCCAACACTTCTATAAGACTAAAATCGTGGCATCTGGAGTTCTTCCTTCCATCTTGAAAGTCCTCGATTCCCAAATTAGGAAGAATCACGTGCTCGCTATGAAGATTCTACACAAATTGTCCTCAAGCAGTGACATTGGATACCACCTAGTGTATCTGGATTGCATCCCTAAGATCATTCCGTTTTTGAGTGATCGTATTCTTGCTGGATATTGCTTAGAAATTCTCAGCAACTTACTGAATACTGAAGAGGCTGTGGTTGCAGTTGCTGAAACCAATATATGCATTGCTTCCATTGCTGAACTGCTAGAAAATGGAACTAAAGAGCAACAAGAACATGCTGTTGATGTTCTCCTTTCCTTATGTCATTGTTGCCCTGGGTATCATGAACTGGCCATGCAAGAGAACATTATCCAATCTTTAGCAAGTGTTTGTGTCAATGGGAATTCCAGAGGAAAGGTGGTTGCGAAGGAACTGCTTCAGCTGCTGAGAGATGTTACCAACGATGATGTTCGAGAAAATCAACTTCCAAATACAGTTTTGAACCTGGACATAGCACAGAACTCTGCTAGCCGCCCTAAAAAACTTAAATCATCTTCTAAGGCATCTAAATTTTTTAGAGGGaaaattaattcaatatttttaaaatga